TGCAGGCGATGTAGCGGCCGTAACGTCCGCTCTTCCGCGCGAGCGGCTTGCCGCAACGGGGGCACGTCTCGTCGAGGATCTCGTCCTTCTGGATCTCGAGCGTTCCCTCTTCGGTGAGTTCGATCTTCTGGGTCGTCTTGCACTCGGGATAGCCGGAGCAGGCGAGGAACAGGCCCCAGCGGCCGCGCCGCACCACCATCTCGCGCCCGCACGCGGGGCAGCTCGCCTCGATCTTGGGCAGAGGTTCGGAGTTCTCCCCGAGATCCTTCGTGTTCTTGCACTCCGGGTAACGCTCGCAGGCGAGGAACTCCCCGAACCGGCCCCACCGCTTCACCATCGTCGCGCCGCAGGCGTCGCAGGTGATGTCGGTCCGCTCGACGTCCTGCTTGACGTTCCTCATCGTGCGGCGCGCCTTCTCCAGGTCCTTGCGGAACCGCTTGACGAACTCCCGGAGCGCATCCTCCCCCGTGCGGCGTCCTTCCTCGATCTCGTCGAGGATCGCCTCCATCCGGGCGGTGTACGGGATCTCGAAGATGTCGCCGAAGTTCTCCACGAGGAGTTCGGTGACGAGCCGGCCGAGCGGCGTGGGACGGAAGCGGCCGTCGACCTTCTCCACGTAGTCGCGGTCCGTGAGCACGGAGAGGATGGCGGCGTAGGTCGACGGGCGTCCGATGCCGTTCTCCTCCAGGGCGCGAACCAGCATCGCCTCGGAGTAGCGCGGCGGCGGTTGGGTGAAGTTCTGCCGCGGCTCCACCGCGATCACGGTCAGGCGCTCGCCCTCGCGCACCTCGGGGAGGCTCCCCTCCGGGAGCTTCCCCTCGGCGGCCCCCTCCTCCTCCGCCGGCTCCTCCCTGTAGACCGCCTGCCAGCCCGGGAATCGCATCACCTGGCCGGTCGCCTCGAAGACGGCGTCGCCGGCGGCGATGCGTACCTTGGTGACGTCGAACACCGCCGGGGCCATCTGGCTGGCGACGAAGCGGTTCCAGATCAGGGTGTACAGGCGCAGCTCGTCCCGCTTCAGATACTTCGCCACCCGTTCGGGGGTCAGTTCCAGCGAGGTGGGCCGGATCGCCTCGTGGGCGTCCTGCGCGTTCTTCCGCTGGCGGAAGACTCGCGGCGACTTCGGCAGATACTCCTCGCCGTACGCGCGGGCGATGTGCGCCCGGACCGCCTCGATCGCTTCCGCCGACACCCGGACCGAGTCGGTCCTCATATAGGTGATCAGGCCGACCGTGCCGAGTTCGCCGAGGTCCTTTCCCTCGTACAGGCCCTGCGCCAGCCGCATCGTCTGGGAGACCGACAGGCGGAGGCGGCGGGAGGCCTCCTGCTGGAGCTTGCTGGTCGTGAACGGGGGCGGCGACGAGCGGCGCGAGCGCTT
This genomic interval from Acidobacteriota bacterium contains the following:
- the topA gene encoding type I DNA topoisomerase, which gives rise to MAKSLVIVESPAKARTINKFLGKDFRVKASMGHVRDLPKNPKKKGDPDWIGVDEDHGFRAHYVLLPEKKKTVEELIAAAKGAREILLAADPDREGEAICWHLKEILSRKVDAPIRRILFNEITRRAVRAALDNPRDIDMDKVDAQQARRILDRIVGYRVSPLLWEKVRRGLSAGRVQTVALRMIAEREAEIERFVPVEYWTVEAEVEPPDRPRFPAKLVSWRGEPVPWKGKGEEKKPALPDEAAAREVLAHVSGKPFEVAAVEAKRSRRSSPPPFTTSKLQQEASRRLRLSVSQTMRLAQGLYEGKDLGELGTVGLITYMRTDSVRVSAEAIEAVRAHIARAYGEEYLPKSPRVFRQRKNAQDAHEAIRPTSLELTPERVAKYLKRDELRLYTLIWNRFVASQMAPAVFDVTKVRIAAGDAVFEATGQVMRFPGWQAVYREEPAEEEGAAEGKLPEGSLPEVREGERLTVIAVEPRQNFTQPPPRYSEAMLVRALEENGIGRPSTYAAILSVLTDRDYVEKVDGRFRPTPLGRLVTELLVENFGDIFEIPYTARMEAILDEIEEGRRTGEDALREFVKRFRKDLEKARRTMRNVKQDVERTDITCDACGATMVKRWGRFGEFLACERYPECKNTKDLGENSEPLPKIEASCPACGREMVVRRGRWGLFLACSGYPECKTTQKIELTEEGTLEIQKDEILDETCPRCGKPLARKSGRYGRYIACSAYPKCRYTKQQEVGVDCPSCGKPLVARRSRKGRLFYGCSGYPDCSFVSWKKPVPDPCPKCGAPYRLESVTKRSGRQLICDNKDCGHREKVSEEQPAGVT